The following coding sequences lie in one Lolium perenne isolate Kyuss_39 chromosome 2, Kyuss_2.0, whole genome shotgun sequence genomic window:
- the LOC139835749 gene encoding uncharacterized protein — protein MRLQCPLKDAIDAGARAGPGVKAIPTVKSKKKTLAKPPAAGVAATRAAEAKKKAAERKAAPSDLGGAGSAPEEPAAGSQAEKESTSHVEPTANVFPLPSMARGGMASAATGPDVAPPVVEEESTDIGSTEGQKAPEVEEDIVEEGGLSEPLKERRSKAARDRAPPSDTDTRTGEVPSTEAVMRADGATESRHPPPSSLTFTELHTALGEAHVAEIKRLTALVEEAAQKNRKLIALGSKSCPLAVLIQCHWPGRSFSPFPFLVAEAQAKALAEAREGFVKESFYREAEFRAQQAEEARKRAKAEVAELTKVLEQKGRELEDVITEYKVKLEAATDARDSARGAAASLREEVAALKQQHAKELAAEKEASEGIVWRCRPRRPTSRLSSGRCRGRFLYRRELLCPAAGCAL, from the exons atgaggcttcagtgtcccttgaaggacgcgatcgatgcgggagctcgggccggtccgggcgtaaaagcgattcccacggtgaa gtccaagaagaagaccttggcgaagccgcccgcggccggggtggcggccacgagggcggccgaggcaaagaagaaagccgcggagaggaaggcggcgccgtccgaccttgggggtgcggggtcggctccagaagagcccgccgccgggagtcaagcggagaaggagagcactagccacgtcgagcccaccgccaacgtttttcctctacccagcatggctcgcgggggcatggcgagtgcggcgacgggtccggacgttgctccgcctgtggtggaggaggagtcgactgacattggatcgaccgaggggcagaaggcacccgaagttgaagaggacatcgtcgaggagggcggCCTGTCGGAGCCACTgaaagagcgccggtccaaggccgccagggaccGCGCCCCGCCCAGTGACACCGACACGCGGACGGGCGAGGTTCCGTCGACTGAGGCGGTGATGCGAGCGGACGGGGCGACCGAGTCGCGTCATCCGCCGCCGTCTTCATTGACCTTCactgagctccacacggcgcttggcgaggcgcatgtg gcggagattaagcggctgaccgcgcttgtggaggaggcggcgcagaagaaccggaagctgattgccctgggcagtaagtcatgcccactcgccgtcctcattcagtgtcactggcccgggcgttcgttctcaccgtttccttttcttgtagcagaggcgcaggcaaaggctcttgccgaggctcgggaagggttcgtcaaggagtccttctaccgtgaagccgagttccgggcgcagcaggccgaagaggcccggaaaagggcgaaagcggaggtggcggaattgacgaaggtcctggagcagaagggccgggagctggaggacgtcatcaccgaatacaaggtgaagctggaggccgcgactgatgcgcgggactctgcacgtggggctgccgcgtctctgcgggaggaggtggcggccttgaagcagcagcacgccaaagaacttgctgcggagaaggaggcgtccgagggcatcgtctggcggtgcaggccgagaagaccaacttcgaggctttcgtcagggagatgtcgcggcagattcTTG tACCGAAGAGAGCTCCTCTGCCCAGCAGCCGGCTGCGCGCTCTAG